In Elaeis guineensis isolate ETL-2024a chromosome 1, EG11, whole genome shotgun sequence, a genomic segment contains:
- the LOC105038919 gene encoding zinc finger A20 and AN1 domain-containing stress-associated protein 8: MEHDKTECQAPEAPILCVNNCGFFGSAATMNMCSKCHKDLLLKQQQAKLAASSVDSTASGSGSSSGKEPVVSWSVDFSVGPTEPKTTLAYPSDALAISEGGETKVKDGPKRCNTCRKRVGLTGFTCRCGNIFCATHRYSDKHNCPFDYRTAGRDAIAKANPVVKAEKLDKI; the protein is encoded by the coding sequence ATGGAGCACGACAAGACAGAGTGCCAAGCTCCCGAAGCTCCAATTCTCTGTGTCAACAACTGTGGATTCTTTGGGAGTGCTGCGACCATGAACATGTGCTCCAAGTGCCACAAGGATCTGTTATTGAAGCAGCAGCAGGCCAAGCTGGCAGCATCATCTGTTGATAGCACTGCAAGTGGCAGTGGTAGCAGCAGTGGAAAAGAGCCAGTAGTTTCTTGGAGCGTAGATTTTTCTGTTGGTCCAACGGAGCCAAAGACCACACTGGCATATCCATCTGATGCTTTGGCCATAAGCGAGGGTGGTGAGACAAAGgtgaaggatggtccaaagaggTGCAACACTTGTAGGAAGCGAGTCGGGCTGACTGGATTCACTTGTCGCTGTGGAAATATTTTCTGTGCAACGCATCGCTATTCTGACAAGCATAACTGCCCATTTGATTATCGAACAGCAGGCAGGGATGCTATAGCCAAAGCCAACCCTGTTGTCAAAGCTGAAAAGCTTGACAAGATCTAG